The sequence GCTCGAAATCCTCCCCAAGCGTCGCGGCATCGTTTCCGAGATCGCGCGTGCGTGCGGCATCACCCACGGCGCTGTGTCTCAGTGGCGGAAGGTCCCCGCCGAGCGGGTGCTGGACGTGGAGCGCATCACCGGCGTGCCGCGCCATGCGCTGCGGCCCGACCTTTACCCGCCGCCCACTGTGCCGCCGGCGGCTTCCCCCGAAAATGCCAATCACCCGGAGGTGTTGGGATGAGCGCTCCCTCTCGTCTGAGACTTTGCTTCGACGCACGGCCGGCCGAGCGGGCGACGGCCCGCCTGCTAGCGCTTGCCGAGGCGGGACAGATTTCGCCGGAAGTCGGCCAGCTTCTTGTCGACGGCCTGGAGGCTCTCTTTCAGTTCCGAACTGTCGATGGTGATGACCTCGGCGCAGCCGCCGCAGACGATTTGCGGGTCGTGCTTGAGCCGACCGAGCGTCTCCTTGTTCTCGTGCCCGCATTGCGGACAGGGGACGGCGATCTCGGCATTGTCGAAGAGGTTCATGTTTCGTCTCCGTGTGCGCCTGACGCGGGGATGAAAGGGGATGGCGCGGTTGCATCGCGCCATCCCCGCCATACTGACACACCCGCCCCGGCTGTGCCTGCGTCTTCGTGCAGCACGGAGGGCGAGGCGCCATGACCGGCTTCTGCGCCTTTCGCGCCGGCCAGATGGTCGAGTGCGTGGATGACGGCTGGGTGAGGGCGGGGCAGGACGCCCCGCCTATCCCGCTGCCGGTTTCCGGCTGTGTCTACACCATTGCCGATCTCAAGCCGTTCGGCGGCGGGGTGTTCCTGCATCTGGAGCCCTTCGGCCCGGAGATCTGGTTTCTCTCCGCCCATTTCCGCCCCGTGCGGCCGACCTCGATCGAACCCCTGCGCGCGCTGCTGGCGCCGCTGGGGGCGCGTGAACGGGAGATTGCCTGATGAGCAAGCGCTTGCTTCCCGGGAGCGCACATGACGCGCTCGACAAGATGTTCGACAGCATCGGCCGCACGCACGGCTCCGCCGCTTCCGAGGGCATCTACATCGCCGCCAGCATGCTCGACGTTTCGCACTGGACGCTGCGGGCGCAGCTGAACCCGGACAAGACGGGCTCGGAAATCTCCTATGCCAAGGTGGTGCAGTTCACCCGCGCCTTTGGCTGCACGGACGCGGCCGAGCACCTGGCGCTGTGCGCTGGTGGGGTGTTCGTGCCGCTGCCGCGCGAGGGGGACGCTGTTGCCGCCCTGACGGCGGATGCGATGCGGGAGATGGGCGAAGCCGTGGCGCGCATTTTCGCCAGCACGAGCCCGCTTTCCGAGGGTGGCGCGGCGATCACGGCCAATGAGGCCCGGGCGGCGCTGCCGGAGGTGCACGAGGCGCTGGTGGCGCTGAGCAACCTCTATTCCCGCCTCCGTGAAAAGGCGGAGGGCTGAGCATGGGCGCGAACGCAAAACGTGCCCGCTTCACCGCCAAGGGGCGCAGCGAGGCGCTGGCGCGGCACATGGCCGGGCTGCGGCTGGATGGCGAGGCGGAACGGCGGCTGGCGGCCACGGCCGGGGTGAGCCTGCGGGTGTGGCGGCGCGCTGCCTGCGCGCACCCGGTGGCGGCCGATGCGCATATGGCGATCTGCGCCGTGCTGTTTCTCGATCCCGTATGGCTGAAGGCCTCAACCGCGCCCCGCCCGGCCGGGCCGGTGTGCTGGGCGACGCTGGGCGCCGGGGTGCGGGTGACGCGCGAGATGCGCGGGCATGGCGTGCGCGAGGCGGCGAAGGCGGCGGGCGTGAGCGCCGCCACCATCTCGCGCTGCGAGAACGGGCGGGTGCTTTCCTTCGACGGGCTGGCGCGGCTGGCCGCTTATGTCGGCCCGCACCCCCGCCAATACACCGTCGCGATCCCGGATCGGCCTGCGGCCGTCCGGGATGACGGCCGGGGAAGCTCCACGGGAAACACCCACTGTAACAGCTTGAAATTGCAGGAGGCGGGCGATGCTTGACCGCACGGACGCGCCCGCGCCTGCGGGCG comes from Ancylobacter polymorphus and encodes:
- a CDS encoding transcriptional regulator, yielding MSHLLEILPKRRGIVSEIARACGITHGAVSQWRKVPAERVLDVERITGVPRHALRPDLYPPPTVPPAASPENANHPEVLG
- a CDS encoding phage terminase large subunit family protein; protein product: MNLFDNAEIAVPCPQCGHENKETLGRLKHDPQIVCGGCAEVITIDSSELKESLQAVDKKLADFRRNLSRLGKR
- a CDS encoding phage regulatory CII family protein — translated: MSKRLLPGSAHDALDKMFDSIGRTHGSAASEGIYIAASMLDVSHWTLRAQLNPDKTGSEISYAKVVQFTRAFGCTDAAEHLALCAGGVFVPLPREGDAVAALTADAMREMGEAVARIFASTSPLSEGGAAITANEARAALPEVHEALVALSNLYSRLREKAEG
- a CDS encoding helix-turn-helix domain-containing protein, producing the protein MGANAKRARFTAKGRSEALARHMAGLRLDGEAERRLAATAGVSLRVWRRAACAHPVAADAHMAICAVLFLDPVWLKASTAPRPAGPVCWATLGAGVRVTREMRGHGVREAAKAAGVSAATISRCENGRVLSFDGLARLAAYVGPHPRQYTVAIPDRPAAVRDDGRGSSTGNTHCNSLKLQEAGDA